A stretch of Gorilla gorilla gorilla isolate KB3781 chromosome 9, NHGRI_mGorGor1-v2.1_pri, whole genome shotgun sequence DNA encodes these proteins:
- the FLRT1 gene encoding leucine-rich repeat transmembrane protein FLRT1, producing MVVAHPTATATTTPTATVTATVVMTTATMDLRDWLFLCYGLIAFLTEVIDSTTCPSVCRCDNGFIYCNDRGLTSIPADIPDDATTLYLQNNQINNAGIPQDLKTKVNVQVIYLYENDLDEFPINLPRSLRELHLQDNNVRTIARDSLARIPLLEKLHLDDNSVSTVSIEEDAFADSKQLKLLFLSRNHLSSIPSGLPHTLEELRLDDNRISTIPLHAFKGLNSLRRLVLDGNLLANQRIADDTFSRLQNLTELSLVRNSLAAPPLNLPSAHLQKLYLQDNAISHIPYNTLAKMRELERLDLSNNNLTTLPRGLFDDLGNLAQLLLRNNPWFCGCNLMWLRDWVKARAAVVNVRGLMCQGPEKVRGMAIKDITSEMDECFETGPQGGVANAAAKTTASNHASATTPQGSLFTLKAKRPGLRLPDSNIDYPMATGDGAKTLAIHVKALTADSIRITWKATLPAASFRLSWLRLGHSPAVGSITETLVQGDKTEYLLTALEPKSTYIICMVTMETGNAYVADETPVCAKAETADSYGPTTTLNQEQNAGPMASLPLAGIIGGAVALVFLFLVLGAICWYVHQAGELLTRERAYNRGSRKKDDYMESGTKKDNSILEIRGPGLQMLPINPYRAKEEYVVHTIFPSNGSSLCKATHTIGYGTTRGYRDGGIPDIDYSYT from the coding sequence ATGGTGGTGGCACACCCCAccgccactgccaccaccacgcccactgCCACTGTCACAGCCACCGTCGTGATGACCACGGCCACCATGGACCTGCGGGACTGGCTGTTCCTCTGCTACGGGCTCATCGCCTTCCTGACGGAGGTCATCGACAGCACCACCTGCCCCTCGGTGTGCCGCTGCGACAACGGCTTCATCTACTGCAACGACCGGGGACTCACATCCATCCCCGCAGATATCCCTGATGACGCCACCACCCTCTACCTGCAGAACAACCAGATCAACAACGCTGGCATCCCCCAGGACCTCAAGACCAAGGTCAACGTGCAGGTCATCTACCTATATGAGAATGACCTGGATGAGTTCCCCATCAACCTGCCCCGCTCCCTCCGGGAGCTGCACCTGCAGGACAACAACGTGCGCACCATCGCCAGGGACTCGCTGGCCCGCATCCCGCTGCTGGAGAAGCTGCACCTGGATGACAACTCCGTGTCCACCGTCAGCATTGAGGAGGACGCCTTCGCCGACAGCAAACAGCTCAAGCTGCTCTTCCTGAGCCGGAACCACCTGAGCAGCATCCCCTCGGGGCTGCCGCACACGCTGGAGGAGCTGCGGCTGGACGACAACCGCATCTCCACCATCCCGCTGCATGCCTTCAAGGGCCTCAACAGCCTGCGGCGCCTGGTGCTGGACGGTAACCTGCTGGCCAACCAGCGCATCGCCGACGACACCTTCAGCCGCCTACAGAACCTCACAGAGCTCTCGCTGGTGCGCAATTCGCTGGCCGCGCCACCCCTCAACCTGCCCAGCGCCCACCTGCAGAAGCTCTACCTGCAGGACAATGCCATCAGCCACATCCCCTACAACACGCTGGCCAAGATGCGTGAGCTGGAGCGGCTGGACCTGTCCAACAACAACCTGACTACGCTGCCCCGCGGCCTGTTCGACGACCTGGGGAACCTCGCCCAGCTGCTGCTCAGGAACAACCCTTGGTTTTGCGGCTGCAACCTCATGTGGCTGCGGGACTGGGTGAAGGCACGGGCGGCCGTGGTCAACGTGCGGGGCCTTATGTGCCAGGGCCCTGAGAAGGTCCGGGGCATGGCCATCAAGGACATTACCAGCGAGATGGACGAGTGTTTTGAGACGGGGCCGCAGGGCGGCGTGGCCAATGCGGCCGCCAAGACCACGGCCAGCAACCACgcctctgccaccacgccccaggGTTCCCTGTTTACCCTCAAGGCCAAAAGGCCAGGGCTGCGCCTCCCCGACTCCAACATTGACTACCCCATGGCCACGGGCGATGGCGCCAAGACCCTGGCCATCCACGTGAAGGCCCTGACGGCAGACTCCATCCGCATCACGTGGAAGGCCACGCTCCCCGCCGCCTCTTTCCGGCTCAGTTGGCTGCGCCTGGGCCACAGCCCAGCCGTGGGCTCCATCACGGAGACCTTGGTGCAGGGGGACAAGACAGAGTACCTGCTGACAGCCCTGGAGCCCAAGTCCACCTACATCATCTGCATGGTCACCATGGAGACCGGCAATGCCTACGTAGCTGATGAGACACCCGTGTGTGCCAAGGCAGAGACAGCTGACAGCTACGGCCCTACCACCACACTCAACCAGGAGCAGAACGCTGGCCCCATGGCGAGCCTGCCCCTGGCGGGCATCATCGGCGGGGCCGTGGCTCtggtcttcctcttcctggtccTGGGGGCCATCTGCTGGTACGTGCACCAGGCTGGCGAGCTGCTGACCCGGGAGAGGGCCTACAACCGGGGCAGCAGGAAAAAGGATGACTATATGGAGTCGGGGACCAAGAAGGACAACTCCATCCTGGAAATCCGCGGCCCTGGGCTGCAGATGCTGCCCATCAACCCTTACCGCGCCAAAGAGGAGTACGTGGTCCACACTATCTTCCCCTCCAACGGCAGCAGCCTCTGCAAGGCCACACACACCATTGGCTACGGCACCACGCGGGGCTACCGGGACGGCGGCATCCCCGACATAGACTACTCCTACACATGA